The following are encoded in a window of Perca fluviatilis chromosome 21, GENO_Pfluv_1.0, whole genome shotgun sequence genomic DNA:
- the aarsd1 gene encoding alanyl-tRNA editing protein Aarsd1, with protein MAFQCQRDCYMKEFVTSVVSCCPAELKHEVNGKKETLKGFNVKLQDTILFPEGGGQPDDHGLIGDVPVLRVTRQGPEAIHFVGSPLEVGQEVQVQVDWERRFDHMQQHSGQHLITALADTLFGYKTTSWELGRQRSTIELDTPSVKPAQLQALEEAINEKIRVQVPVTVQLLSIDDPAVEKVRSRGLPDDHAGPIRIVDIEGVDANMCCGTHVSNLSHLQVIKLLGSEKGKKNKTNLLFLAGNRVLKYAEKSYSTERSLVALLKTGPDDHVDAVDKLQKSVKLLQKTNLSLLRDMAVLITQNFKNDPQRGNFFSLHKKEGDNEFMNIIANEINTEETLVFLTVGEEKGPGLFLLAGPSGRVADMGPRVLEMLQGKGAGKNGRFQGKANSLARRGEVEAFLQQHCKHHTTEEE; from the exons ATGGCTTTTCAGTGTCAACGAGACTGCTATATGAAAGAG TTTGTTACCTCTGTAGTATCCTGCTGCCCAGCTGAGCTCAAACACGAAGTCaatggaaagaaagaaactCTCAAGGGATTCAATGTCAAACTCCAAGACACCATCTTGTTCCCTGAGGGAGGCGGCCAA CCAGATGACCATGGGCTGATTGGAGATGTCCCAGTGTTGAGGGTGACCAGGCAGGGGCCTGAAGCCATCCACTTTGTGGGCTCACCTTTGGAGGTGGGTCAGGAGGTGCAGGTGCAGGTGGACTGGGAGCGGAGGTTTGACCACATGCAGCAACACTCAG GTCAGCATTTGATCACAGCTTTGGCAGATACACTTTTTGGATACAAGACCACATCCTG gGAACTGGGGCGTCAGAGAAGCACCATTGAACTGGACACTCCCTCTGTGAAGCCTGCCCAGCTCCAGGCCCTGGAGGAAGCCATAAACGAGAAGATCAGAGTCCAAGTCCCCGTCACTGTTCAGCTTCTCTCTATAGATGATCCTGCTGTGGAAAAGG tGAGGAGTCGAGGGCTGCCAGACGACCACGCAGGGCCAATTCGGATCGTTGATATAGAGGGCGTCGATGCCAACATGTGCTGTGGAACCCATGTGTCTAACCTCAGTCACTTACAG GTAATAAAGCTACTGGGAAgtgagaaaggaaagaaaaacaaaaccaaccTGCTCTTCCTGGCAGGAAACAGGGTATTGAAGTATGCTGAGAAAAGCTACAGCACAGAGCGATCCCTGGTGGCTCTACTGAA AACTGGGCCTGATGACCACGTCGACGCCGTTGACAAGTTGCAGAAGTCTGTTAAGCTACTACAGAAA ACTAACCTGAGCCTGCTTCGAGACATGGCTGTCCTCATCACTCAGAACTTCAAGAACGACCCCCAGAGAGGAAACTTTTTCAGCTTGCACAA aAAAGAGGGTGACAATGAGTTCATGAATATCATTGCCAATGAAATAAATACTGAG GAAACTTTGGTTTTCCTGACTGTTGGAGAGGAGAAAGGACCGGGTTTGTTTCTACTGGCTGGACCCAGTGGACGAGTGGCTGACATGGGACCGCG GGTGTTAGAGATGCTCCAAGGGAAGGGGGCAGGGAAAAACGGACGTTTCCAAGGCAAAGCCAACAGCCTCGCACGCAGAGGGGAGGTGGAGGCTTTCCTGCAGCAGCACTGCAAACATCACACCACAGAGGAAGAATAA